The Dethiosulfovibrio salsuginis genome includes a window with the following:
- a CDS encoding sodium:proton antiporter: MIHVSYGCAITVFCIGLYTLITKRNLFKTVIGLSIMEGGVLLFMVTSGFIPEAGPPLLPMAGGSVNPLPHSFTLTAIVIGASDVALALAYIIKIHRHYGTVDVDKIRGLRG; this comes from the coding sequence ATGATTCACGTAAGCTACGGCTGTGCAATAACCGTATTCTGTATAGGACTGTACACGCTGATAACGAAAAGAAACCTTTTTAAGACCGTCATAGGCCTTTCCATTATGGAGGGAGGGGTTCTGTTGTTCATGGTCACCTCCGGTTTTATCCCCGAGGCCGGGCCGCCTCTGTTGCCTATGGCAGGGGGATCGGTAAATCCCCTTCCCCACTCCTTCACCTTGACCGCCATAGTGATAGGGGCCAGCGATGTGGCCCTCGCTCTGGCCTACATAATAAAGATCCATCGTCACTACGGGACGGTGGACGTCGATAAAATCAGGGGGCTCAGAGGATGA
- a CDS encoding complex I subunit 5 family protein gives MNPVLAIIAPLSVGFFVPLLHLFKKKSVGPAVIASALVCSLISLSVALSGWSGVSVTLGGWGPELGISLVVDRLSGIFLILSAIGVPISLACSMESFGFSPWRFYVLFFLNWGAVNGIILTGDLFNMFVFFEIFSVAAYLLVSYPPRSWQAMEASFKYLIFGTVGAMFLLMGIAYTFMATGQLNMAVLSQLIGSVPPVTLSVIGGCLVVGLFVKSGTAPTHFWLPDAHSSAQTPVSALLSGVLVKASVYALIRISSLLFFPVIGEVFSVILFFGTLSLILGHLMAFQQEDIKRLLAYSTVAQIGTILIGVGCGSALGISAAVYHSFNHMTAKMGLFLVAGALAEDRASRDISHMRGLWAHRPLFVAAFALFAVSLAGIPPFSGFMSKWFLLLASTRDGHILPALAIVAGTVVSTAYYLKVLRAFFSPSETPVPHHRPRPVSGRLIALLSVLCVLLALVPLIPEARDILFSVGESALDGEAYRTVVFGE, from the coding sequence ATGAACCCTGTCCTGGCCATAATAGCCCCTCTCTCTGTGGGTTTTTTTGTCCCTCTCCTTCACCTGTTCAAAAAGAAATCCGTCGGTCCAGCGGTCATAGCCTCCGCTTTGGTCTGTTCCCTTATATCTCTCTCGGTGGCCCTCTCCGGCTGGAGCGGTGTCTCCGTCACCTTAGGGGGGTGGGGGCCGGAGCTCGGCATATCCCTGGTGGTAGATCGGCTTTCAGGGATCTTTCTCATCCTATCGGCCATAGGTGTCCCTATATCTCTGGCCTGCTCGATGGAGTCCTTTGGTTTTTCCCCTTGGAGATTTTACGTCCTTTTCTTCCTTAATTGGGGGGCGGTCAACGGAATCATCCTCACCGGAGATCTGTTCAATATGTTCGTTTTTTTCGAGATCTTCTCCGTGGCGGCCTACCTACTGGTCTCCTATCCTCCTAGGTCATGGCAGGCGATGGAGGCGAGCTTTAAGTACCTCATATTCGGTACCGTAGGAGCTATGTTCCTCCTTATGGGCATAGCCTACACTTTCATGGCCACAGGACAGCTCAATATGGCTGTGCTATCCCAGCTTATAGGTTCTGTCCCTCCTGTGACCCTCTCGGTCATAGGAGGTTGTCTGGTGGTCGGCCTTTTCGTAAAAAGCGGAACCGCCCCGACCCACTTCTGGCTGCCTGACGCTCACTCATCCGCCCAGACGCCCGTCAGTGCCCTGCTATCCGGCGTGTTGGTGAAGGCATCGGTCTACGCCCTGATAAGGATATCCTCTTTGCTGTTTTTCCCCGTTATCGGGGAGGTCTTTTCGGTCATCCTCTTCTTTGGAACCTTGTCCTTAATCCTCGGACACCTTATGGCTTTCCAACAGGAGGACATAAAGAGGCTTCTGGCCTACTCCACCGTGGCTCAGATAGGGACCATCCTCATCGGTGTAGGGTGTGGCTCCGCCTTAGGCATATCCGCCGCGGTGTACCACAGCTTTAACCACATGACCGCTAAAATGGGGTTGTTCCTCGTCGCCGGAGCCTTGGCGGAGGACCGGGCCAGCAGGGACATATCCCACATGAGAGGGCTATGGGCTCATAGGCCCCTTTTCGTGGCGGCTTTCGCCCTTTTTGCCGTATCTCTGGCGGGCATCCCTCCCTTCAGCGGTTTTATGAGCAAGTGGTTTTTGCTCCTCGCCTCTACTAGAGATGGCCATATCCTCCCGGCTCTGGCTATAGTGGCTGGAACGGTGGTCTCCACTGCCTATTACCTCAAGGTGCTGAGGGCGTTTTTCTCCCCCTCTGAGACCCCTGTCCCTCATCACAGGCCCAGGCCGGTTTCCGGCAGGCTTATAGCTCTGCTGTCGGTTCTCTGCGTCCTGCTGGCACTGGTGCCCCTTATCCCTGAGGCCAGAGATATCCTGTTCTCCGTAGGAGAATCGGCACTGGACGGAGAGGCTTATCGAACCGTAGTTTTCGGCGAGTAG
- a CDS encoding complex I subunit 5 family protein, whose protein sequence is MPFRTDDLSLVMVAFAVFMTFCVSVYRGRRGLFSSLTPWIFCVFVCLSALAEDWLLFVIFMELSSFALVFIVGERDWRAGRFYLYTQLAGGGLLMVGIALGSGQGFSIPMGPVPETAFPLFLFGLGIKAALPGLHFWLPRTYSEAPAEVGALSSSCAVKMGLYGFFRIVQSASPVLMGLGAFMAVFGAVMGPLQRDSRRLLAYSTLSQVGFIVAAISTATELGRFAAMAHIVSHGLAKGLLFFSAGGLEKAWGTGDLGLTGRTVESHRWMFFLFLLGALSMVGFPLTAGGWSKGLVKQSLEGYGPVLMALTISGIGTSISLCKMAYYGFLSPFFKRKGLPVEGKVSCSVGYSMALICLVLVSVGFMPPCGSVELSINSALPALLGLTIFTLMPAPFRPVARPKDVEDLIPFFQKLASDFALRLRKRHSGNIGVYLFTLAIVAFAILNFLQIGVNILRR, encoded by the coding sequence ATGCCCTTTAGAACCGATGACCTCTCTCTCGTCATGGTGGCCTTCGCCGTCTTTATGACCTTTTGTGTCTCAGTCTATAGGGGCCGACGAGGCCTGTTTTCGTCCCTTACACCCTGGATTTTCTGCGTTTTTGTATGTCTGTCTGCCCTTGCAGAGGACTGGCTTCTTTTCGTGATATTCATGGAGTTGTCCTCCTTTGCTCTGGTTTTCATCGTAGGGGAGAGGGACTGGAGGGCCGGGAGATTCTACCTCTACACCCAGCTGGCAGGAGGAGGGCTCCTTATGGTAGGTATCGCCCTCGGATCTGGACAGGGTTTTTCGATCCCTATGGGCCCCGTCCCTGAGACTGCTTTCCCTCTTTTTCTCTTTGGGCTAGGTATAAAAGCGGCCCTCCCTGGTCTTCATTTCTGGCTTCCCAGAACCTATAGCGAGGCCCCTGCGGAGGTAGGTGCCCTTTCCTCCAGCTGTGCGGTAAAGATGGGGCTATACGGGTTTTTCCGTATAGTACAGTCCGCCTCCCCTGTCCTTATGGGGCTAGGGGCTTTTATGGCGGTCTTCGGGGCGGTTATGGGGCCCTTGCAGCGGGATTCCAGGAGGCTTCTGGCCTACAGCACCTTGAGCCAGGTCGGCTTTATTGTCGCCGCTATCTCCACAGCGACCGAGCTAGGCAGGTTTGCCGCTATGGCCCATATCGTCTCCCACGGCCTGGCGAAAGGGCTTCTTTTTTTCTCCGCCGGAGGTTTGGAGAAAGCATGGGGCACCGGAGATTTAGGGCTGACCGGAAGGACGGTGGAGAGCCATCGGTGGATGTTTTTCCTCTTTCTTCTGGGAGCTCTATCTATGGTCGGATTCCCTCTTACCGCCGGAGGATGGAGCAAGGGGCTCGTAAAACAGTCTTTAGAGGGATATGGACCGGTTCTGATGGCCCTGACCATTTCCGGTATCGGGACCTCCATTTCTCTGTGTAAAATGGCGTATTACGGCTTTTTAAGCCCCTTTTTTAAACGGAAAGGTTTGCCCGTCGAAGGGAAAGTCTCCTGTAGCGTCGGTTACTCTATGGCCCTCATATGCCTTGTGCTAGTATCTGTGGGCTTTATGCCTCCCTGTGGTTCCGTGGAGTTGTCCATAAACTCAGCTTTGCCCGCCCTATTAGGTCTTACGATCTTTACCTTGATGCCGGCGCCCTTCAGGCCAGTAGCCAGGCCTAAAGACGTGGAGGACTTGATTCCCTTTTTTCAAAAGCTCGCTTCCGACTTTGCCCTAAGGCTCAGAAAGAGGCACTCGGGAAATATCGGAGTTTATCTTTTTACACTGGCTATAGTTGCTTTTGCGATTCTGAACTTCCTTCAGATTGGCGTAAATATCCTGAGACGCTGA
- a CDS encoding complex I subunit 5 family protein: MVFKLDAISSVMVVLAVFMTFCASLYGGRRTVNRLVAPCLFCVCACFAAISEDWLVFIVFMELSSFALVFMVGEKDRDTARFYLYTQLAGGGLLMVGTALGSGQGFSIPMGPVPEAVFPLFVVGLGVKAALPGLHFWLPRTHSQAPAEASALLSGYAVKMGIYGLFRIVQSTSTVLMGLGAFMAVFGAVMGPLQRDAKRLLAYSTLSQLGFMVAAISTGTELGRFAAMAHLISHGLAKGLLFFSAGALEKVWGTRDLALTGRTVEGHRWMFLLFTLGVLSMVGFPFTAGGWSKGLVKQSLDGYGPVLMALTISGVGTSLSLCKMAYYGFLSPFSSQKELHTEGSLPCYVGYSMALICVVMMVVGVTPHWAVIDSSVQSALPALLGLTIFTLIPVPFRPETRPKDVEDLIPFFQELALGFTLKLRKRHSGSLVVYLFVLVSMALAVISAIHFVANIY, from the coding sequence ATGGTCTTCAAACTAGATGCTATTTCATCGGTGATGGTCGTCCTCGCTGTCTTTATGACCTTTTGTGCCTCCCTTTACGGAGGGCGGCGAACCGTTAATAGACTGGTCGCCCCCTGTCTTTTCTGCGTCTGCGCCTGTTTTGCGGCTATCTCGGAAGATTGGCTGGTGTTTATAGTCTTTATGGAGCTGTCCTCCTTTGCCCTTGTCTTTATGGTAGGGGAGAAAGACCGAGATACGGCCAGATTCTACCTCTACACCCAGCTAGCAGGAGGAGGGCTTCTGATGGTAGGCACCGCCCTCGGATCTGGGCAGGGTTTTTCCATCCCTATGGGGCCGGTCCCTGAGGCGGTTTTTCCCCTCTTCGTCGTCGGTTTAGGCGTAAAAGCGGCCCTTCCAGGCCTGCACTTCTGGCTTCCGAGGACCCATAGTCAGGCCCCTGCGGAGGCCAGTGCCCTCCTATCGGGGTATGCGGTAAAAATGGGTATATACGGTCTCTTCCGTATAGTCCAATCCACCTCAACCGTCCTCATGGGGCTAGGGGCTTTTATGGCGGTTTTCGGTGCGGTCATGGGGCCTTTACAGAGGGACGCCAAGAGGCTTCTGGCCTACAGCACCTTGAGTCAGCTTGGGTTTATGGTAGCCGCTATCTCCACAGGAACCGAGCTAGGCAGGTTCGCCGCTATGGCTCATCTTATCTCCCACGGCCTGGCGAAAGGTCTTCTTTTTTTCTCCGCCGGAGCTCTGGAGAAGGTGTGGGGCACCAGGGATTTAGCTCTAACCGGAAGGACTGTAGAGGGGCACCGATGGATGTTTTTGCTGTTTACCCTGGGAGTTCTCTCTATGGTCGGATTTCCCTTTACCGCTGGAGGGTGGAGCAAAGGGCTTGTAAAACAATCTCTAGATGGTTATGGCCCGGTGCTGATGGCACTGACCATTTCCGGTGTCGGAACCTCCCTTTCTCTTTGTAAAATGGCATATTACGGTTTTTTAAGCCCTTTCTCGAGCCAGAAAGAGCTGCATACCGAAGGGAGTTTGCCCTGTTATGTAGGTTACTCCATGGCCCTTATCTGTGTCGTAATGATGGTTGTGGGGGTTACACCACACTGGGCTGTCATAGATTCCTCCGTGCAGTCCGCCCTGCCCGCCCTGTTGGGGCTTACGATCTTCACACTGATACCGGTGCCTTTCAGGCCTGAAACAAGGCCTAAAGACGTGGAGGATCTGATCCCTTTTTTTCAAGAGCTTGCTTTAGGATTTACACTAAAGTTGAGAAAAAGGCACTCAGGGAGCCTCGTTGTCTATCTCTTCGTTTTGGTATCTATGGCTCTGGCGGTTATAAGCGCGATTCATTTTGTCGCTAATATATATTAA
- a CDS encoding complex I subunit 5 family protein, with the protein MIFRYDTISLTMVFLAIFMTTCAMVYRGDRSPVRSAPLWTFCLFACIACLASNWLVFTVFLELSSLALAFSVGEKDRPTARFYLYTQIAGGSLLLMATAMASLSGLPAVGPVPGNALPFFLLGLGVKAAFPGLHFWLPRTHSQAPTEASALLSGYSVKIGIYGLIRLIDGPSPGLVFLGALMALYGVSQALMQHDGKRLLAYHTFSQLGFMVAALGTGTDLGRMAALFHLVAHGLFKGLLFMGAGSLEKVYGTRDLGLLGRAARDLPLLFALFIVGATAIAGLPGTSGYASKALMKASLYPYTKALWALQLAGIGTTLSFCKFCYYGFIRPARPTRPGSQPIGFLKPYHLIAMAAMALATLFIGLFPHLMPFFPQGFGALWTEKGLLGGSIPIVAGVGVFSFFPGLFCPREGHVPDVEDLILPASRLLSWPLGFLRQLHTGKLRFYIALLTACLLSAFGALWV; encoded by the coding sequence ATGATATTTCGTTACGACACGATCTCCCTCACTATGGTTTTTCTTGCTATATTCATGACGACCTGCGCCATGGTCTACAGAGGAGACCGCTCCCCTGTGAGATCCGCTCCTCTTTGGACCTTCTGTCTCTTCGCCTGCATCGCCTGTCTGGCCTCGAACTGGCTGGTGTTTACCGTCTTTTTGGAGCTATCCTCCCTCGCTTTGGCTTTCTCAGTGGGGGAAAAGGACAGGCCCACCGCCCGGTTTTACCTCTATACCCAGATAGCCGGAGGTTCTTTGCTCCTCATGGCCACCGCTATGGCCTCCCTTTCCGGCTTGCCTGCCGTAGGCCCTGTGCCAGGAAATGCCCTGCCTTTTTTTCTCCTAGGGCTCGGGGTCAAAGCCGCCTTTCCCGGTCTTCACTTCTGGTTACCTAGAACCCACAGCCAGGCTCCTACGGAAGCCAGTGCCCTGCTATCGGGCTACTCGGTGAAAATAGGAATATACGGTCTGATCCGGCTCATAGACGGTCCTTCCCCGGGACTGGTCTTTTTAGGGGCCCTAATGGCACTCTACGGGGTTTCTCAGGCCCTTATGCAACACGACGGGAAGCGACTGCTGGCCTATCACACCTTTAGCCAGCTGGGCTTTATGGTGGCCGCTCTAGGCACCGGTACCGATCTCGGTAGAATGGCCGCCCTTTTCCACCTCGTCGCCCACGGTCTATTTAAAGGACTTCTTTTCATGGGCGCCGGTAGCCTGGAAAAGGTCTACGGCACCAGGGATCTCGGTCTCCTAGGCCGAGCGGCCAGGGACCTCCCCCTGCTTTTTGCCCTGTTTATCGTCGGAGCTACGGCGATAGCCGGATTACCCGGCACAAGCGGCTACGCCTCAAAGGCCCTTATGAAAGCCTCCCTTTACCCCTACACTAAAGCTCTATGGGCTCTCCAGCTCGCCGGAATAGGAACAACCCTGTCCTTCTGTAAATTCTGCTATTACGGTTTTATTCGCCCAGCCAGGCCGACCAGGCCTGGGAGCCAACCTATTGGTTTTTTAAAGCCTTATCACCTGATCGCGATGGCCGCTATGGCTCTGGCTACGCTGTTTATAGGCCTATTTCCCCATCTGATGCCCTTCTTCCCCCAGGGATTTGGAGCTCTATGGACGGAGAAGGGGCTGTTAGGAGGTTCTATACCGATTGTCGCTGGAGTAGGGGTGTTCTCCTTTTTCCCCGGTCTATTCTGTCCCAGAGAGGGCCATGTGCCCGATGTCGAGGATCTTATCCTCCCTGCCTCCAGGCTACTTTCGTGGCCTCTCGGATTTTTGCGTCAGCTACACACAGGAAAGCTCAGGTTTTATATCGCCCTACTGACCGCCTGTCTCCTCTCCGCCTTCGGAGCTCTGTGGGTCTAA
- a CDS encoding sensor domain-containing diguanylate cyclase/phosphohydrolase, translated as MNQFLFDDEETLAVFIDKFPSIIIILDSDTGTILACNRAATSFYGYPREKLLSMSIFDINCLSREEVEGEIRIARERAQNFFRFRHRISSGDVRDVEVYSIPITFRGRSCMFSMIRDVSETVVVARQLEDRTRQLNCLHRLFHLFEGVCDDVELLCRQVELTVKEAMPFKDRCQVVAQVGAVDRRLFDHDSDSFIGYYSIPGRPSVSVEVSLPGSADGGSVFRDQERKLVSMAAEWLARYLERVTVVNELKLSKEKTEKYLSMAGAFFLVLDMNGKIIEINEKGSSILGYPRNSLLGRCWFDIAVPSEEKEVVRGYFESLSRGFSDFEENVESLIRVFGGDRRTIKWNNSAIRDHTGEIQEILSIGMDITDQVSAVKKIEKLTFNDPLTGLFNRNYMEKIRDIFFVQENLPIGIVMGDVNGLKLTNDAFGHSAGDALLRETGAMLKGSCREKDVVIRWGGDEFIALFPRTDRAVLAKISKRIDRRFSCSEEKLDQRALAPSLTIGTAVMEDLEDGFEGALKRAEDMMYQRKILAGASWRSSILDSLESILRERTSETADHIVRVTELARSFAYALDMSDDEVGRLELLARLHDVGLIAVPSEILMKEGTLDHSEWAVIKKHPEVGYRIARGTSSETSSVADEILAHHERWDGTGYPNGLEGEGIPLLARILAIVDSFDVITHDRPYQKARPLPEAMEEIERCSGSQFDPYLVAVFLSITKLGG; from the coding sequence GTGAATCAGTTTCTTTTCGACGATGAGGAAACTTTAGCTGTCTTTATAGATAAATTTCCCTCCATAATTATAATCCTAGACTCGGATACAGGGACGATCCTTGCCTGTAACCGGGCGGCTACCTCTTTCTACGGTTATCCCAGGGAAAAGCTTCTGTCTATGTCGATTTTCGATATAAACTGCCTTTCCAGAGAAGAGGTCGAGGGCGAGATCCGAATCGCCAGAGAGAGGGCTCAGAACTTCTTTCGGTTTCGTCACAGGATATCCTCCGGCGATGTCAGGGATGTGGAGGTATATTCTATTCCGATAACCTTCAGAGGCAGATCCTGTATGTTTTCAATGATAAGGGACGTCTCAGAGACCGTCGTAGTAGCCAGGCAGCTGGAGGACAGGACCAGACAGCTTAACTGCCTTCACCGTCTTTTTCACCTTTTTGAGGGGGTGTGCGACGATGTCGAGCTCCTATGTCGCCAGGTGGAGTTAACGGTAAAAGAGGCTATGCCCTTCAAGGACCGTTGTCAGGTCGTCGCTCAGGTTGGGGCTGTGGATCGAAGGTTGTTTGATCATGATTCAGACAGCTTTATAGGGTATTACTCCATTCCCGGTAGACCTTCCGTCTCCGTCGAGGTCTCTTTGCCCGGTAGCGCCGACGGTGGATCGGTGTTCAGGGATCAGGAGAGAAAATTGGTCTCTATGGCCGCCGAATGGCTCGCTCGCTACCTTGAGAGAGTGACGGTTGTGAACGAGCTAAAGCTGTCGAAGGAGAAGACGGAAAAGTATCTCTCCATGGCAGGTGCTTTTTTTCTCGTTCTCGACATGAACGGAAAGATAATAGAGATAAACGAGAAGGGGTCGTCCATCCTGGGATACCCTAGAAATAGTTTGCTGGGGAGGTGCTGGTTCGATATCGCCGTCCCATCGGAGGAAAAAGAGGTCGTCAGAGGCTATTTTGAAAGCCTCTCCAGGGGATTCTCCGATTTTGAGGAAAACGTCGAAAGCCTTATAAGGGTTTTTGGAGGGGACAGGCGAACCATCAAGTGGAACAACTCGGCCATAAGGGACCATACCGGAGAGATTCAGGAAATACTCTCCATCGGGATGGATATAACCGATCAGGTCAGTGCGGTGAAAAAAATCGAAAAACTGACCTTCAACGATCCTCTGACAGGCTTGTTCAATAGAAACTACATGGAGAAGATAAGGGATATCTTTTTCGTCCAGGAAAACCTCCCTATAGGCATAGTGATGGGCGACGTCAACGGTCTCAAACTGACTAACGACGCCTTTGGACACTCTGCAGGAGATGCCCTCCTCAGGGAGACTGGAGCCATGCTTAAAGGTTCCTGTAGGGAAAAGGACGTGGTTATCCGTTGGGGAGGGGACGAGTTTATAGCCCTTTTTCCCCGGACCGATCGAGCGGTACTGGCTAAAATATCGAAGAGGATAGACCGGCGTTTTTCCTGTTCCGAGGAAAAGCTCGATCAGCGGGCTCTGGCTCCCAGCCTTACAATAGGGACCGCCGTTATGGAGGACCTGGAGGACGGTTTTGAGGGGGCCCTGAAGCGAGCGGAGGATATGATGTATCAGAGAAAAATCCTGGCAGGTGCCTCGTGGAGGTCCTCTATTCTGGATTCTCTGGAGAGCATATTGAGAGAGAGGACCTCCGAAACCGCCGACCATATCGTCAGGGTTACCGAGCTCGCTAGATCCTTCGCCTATGCCCTCGATATGTCCGACGACGAGGTCGGAAGGCTGGAGCTTTTGGCCAGGCTCCACGATGTAGGGCTGATAGCCGTTCCGTCGGAGATATTGATGAAAGAGGGGACTCTGGACCACTCCGAATGGGCGGTTATCAAAAAGCACCCCGAGGTAGGCTATCGTATAGCCAGGGGCACCTCCTCCGAGACCTCCTCCGTAGCGGACGAAATCCTTGCCCATCACGAAAGATGGGATGGGACCGGATACCCTAACGGGCTGGAAGGGGAGGGCATTCCCCTTTTAGCCAGAATTTTAGCGATAGTCGATTCTTTTGACGTGATCACCCACGATCGTCCCTATCAAAAGGCCCGACCTCTGCCGGAAGCGATGGAGGAGATAGAGCGTTGTTCGGGCTCGCAGTTCGATCCCTATCTGGTGGCGGTGTTCCTCTCGATAACTAAGCTAGGCGGTTGA